The nucleotide sequence GCGGCCGACGGCCTCATCAACTGGCAGGCCCCGGCGGAAGAAATTGACCGCTGGGTGCGGGCGCTCACCAGCCCCTATCCAGGGGCATTCACCCATTTTCGGGGGCGGAAATTGTTCATCTGGGAGGCCAAGCCAGCCAAGGGTGCGACGGCGCAAGCGCCGGGCACCATTGTCCGGGTCGGCGAAACGATCCACGTCGCTACCGGGCGGGGACTCCTGGAACTCAAGCGCCTCCAGTTCGAAGGTGAGCCGGAATCTCCGGCGCATTTGTTTGCGGCGGTCCATTCGCCCGAGCCCGGCTCGCGCCTCGCCTGAACGCATATCCAGTCTCGCTTTTCCGCGGCCGGCAAACTTAACCTCCCCCCCCTTATGGAACATTGGAAGAACATCACCATCGATGATCCGGCGCTCTGGCCGACGGACCATCTCATCAAACTGGACAGCGCGCATGTGGACGCGCGCGGTTCCATCCAGTGCCTGGTGAATTTCCCGGTCAAAAACATCTCCTTGATCACGTCACGCAAGGGCACCGTGCGTTCCAATCACTACCACAAGACGGATTGGCACTACATGTACGTGCTTTCGGGGCGCTTCGATTATTGTTACCGACCGACCGGGAGCGCCGCGCAGCCCACCAAGGTGACCCTGGGTGCGGGCGAGATGGTCTTTACCCCGCCGATGGAAGACCATGCGACGCTCTTCCACGAGGACACGACCCTGATTGTGATGAGCCGCAATCCCCGTGATCAGGAAGCTTACGAAAGTGATGTCGTGCGCGTGCAGTTGGTCGATCCGGCAACGTTCACGGTGAAATGAAGACGGACGTTTACAAGAAAACCAACTGCCGGCTGTGTGACTCCCCAGACCTGGAATGCGTGATCAAGCTGGCGCCCACGCCGCCCGGGAACCACTTCGTGGCCCGGGAGCAGTTGGGCCGTCCGCAGGCGAGCTACCCCCTGGAGGTGGATTTCTGCCGGCAGTGCCACCACCTGCAGCTGGGCCACGTGGTTGATCCGGGGATACTCTACCAACAGAACTATTCGTATGTATCGGGCACGTCGCCGGTCTTTGTGGACCATCTGGCCCGCTACGCGGATTACATCCTGGACCGTTACGCCATCCCGTCATCCGGCCTCATTGTCGATATCGGCTCGAACGACGGCACGGCGCTCGGATTCTTCCAGCGGAAGGGTCACCGGGTGGTGGGCGTTGATCCGGCCATCGAGATTGTGGCGCGAGCCAACGAGAACGGCATCGAGACGGTGTGTGATTTCTTCGGCGAAGCCGTGGCGCGGCCCTGCGTGGAAAAATACGGGAAAGCGGCGCTGATCAATTCCCACAATGCCTGCGCCCACATTGATGATCTCGCGGGCGTTTTCCGGGGTGTGGGCCAGTGGCTGGCGG is from Lacunisphaera limnophila and encodes:
- a CDS encoding cupin domain-containing protein produces the protein MEHWKNITIDDPALWPTDHLIKLDSAHVDARGSIQCLVNFPVKNISLITSRKGTVRSNHYHKTDWHYMYVLSGRFDYCYRPTGSAAQPTKVTLGAGEMVFTPPMEDHATLFHEDTTLIVMSRNPRDQEAYESDVVRVQLVDPATFTVK